In Halogranum gelatinilyticum, the DNA window CGACTGGAGCGACCGGAGCGACTGGAGCGACCGGAGCGACCGGAGCGACTGCACTTCTCCCGGCCACCGACGGCGCGCGCTGGCGTGACCTCCGTGTCACGCCATGTGCGCGAGGGACGACTGAGCGAGTGAAGCGAGCGAAGGAGTCGGCTGGGGAGGGTGTGGCGTCTCGGAGCGCGAGCAGCCGTCGTCGTCTCGCTACTACTGTTGCTGGCGGAGCGAGAGACTGCATAGCTACCGCTGACGCTGCGTAGTCCAACGTCAAATAGAAGTGAATCGCCGAAAGGGACCTACTCCATCAACTCGACGAGCAGCCCCTTCTGGGCGTGCAGGCGGTTCTCTGCCTGGTCCCAGACGAGCACGCGGTCGGACTCCAACACGTCGTCGGTGATCTCCTCGCCGCGGTGGGCGGGGAGACAGTGCATCACGACCGCGTCGGTCTCGCTCAGCAGGTCCATGTTGACCTGATAGCCGTCGAAGGCGGCCAGCTTCTCCGCGCGCCGGTCCTCCTGACCCATGCTGACCCAGACGTCGGTGTAGAGCACATCTGCATCAGAGACGGCCTCGACCGGGTCTTCGACGACTTCGGGAGCATGTCCCAACTCGTCGGCGCGTTTGAGGACGGCGTCGCTCATGCCGTACTCCGGCGGGGTGCAGACCGTGAGGTCGATGCCCGCCAGCGCGCAGCCGAGGACGAACGACTGGCCGACGTTGTTGCCGTCGCCGACCCACGTCGCCTGCACGTCGTCGAAGCCGTCGAAGGCCTCTCTGATGGTCAGCAGATCAGCCAGCGTCTGACACGGATGGGCCTCGTCGGTCAGGCCGTTGACGACGGGCACGTCCGAGTAGGTCGCGATCTCCAGCAGGTCGGCGTGGTCGAACAGCCGTGCCATCACCACGTCGACGTAGCGCGAGAGGACGCGCGAGGTGTCTTTCAGCGGCTCGCCGTGGCCGAGTTGGATGTCCTCGGGACCGAGGAAGATGGCGTGGCCGCCCAGCTCGGTCATCCCGGTCTCGAAGGAGATGCGCGTCCGCGTCGAGGGCTTCTCGAAGAGCATCCCCATCGTCGTCTGCGGCAGTTGGGTGTCATCCGCGCCGGATTTCTGTGCCTCCGCGCGGTCCAAGACGGTCTCCAGGTCCTCGGGCGAGAGCGTGTCGATGTCGACGAGATGGTCGACGTCCAACATCACTCGTCACCTCCGAGGCGTTCACACACCGAGACGAGGACGTCGATAGAGGTGTCGTACTCGTCGAGCGGGAGATGTTCGTTGGGCGCGTGGTCGAGGTCCGAGTCGCCCGGGCCGTAGGTGACCATCGGGCAGTCCCACTCGCCCGCGAAGACGTTCATGTCGCTCGTGCCGGTCTTCCGGAGCAGGCGGGGGTCGCCGCCAGCCTGGCGGATGGCGACGCGGAACGCCCGAGCCACGTCGGTCCGGGGGCTCATCATCACCGGCGGCACGGAGTCGTACCAGCGGACGGTCCCGCCGTTGAGTTTCGAGTCCGCGATCTCGCGCACTTCGTCGATGGTCATCTCCGGAGGGACGCGGAACTGGATGTCCATCGTCGTCTCGACGGAGAGACCGTCCTCGGTCGTCCCGCCCGACATCGTCACGGGCTTGCAGGTGACGCGCTCGAAGACGGGCGTCCACTCGTCGGTCTCGAAGGCGTCTTCGACCTTCCGCCACCAGTCCAACCCGTCCTGAATCGCATTGTTCTCCGGACGGGAGGTGTGTCCCGATTCGCTCGTGGCGACGTAGGTGCCCGCGAGCAGGCCACGGTAGCCGAGCGTGATGCCCTCCCAGCCGCTGGGTTCGCCGTTGACGACCGCGCCGGGCGCGTCGCGGCCCTCTTCGACGACGTGGAGCGAGCCGCGGGAGTCGACCTCTTCGCCAACAACTCCAATAAAGCTCATGCCGGTCTCGACGGCCGCGACGGCCATCGCCGCCAGCGGGCCAGTCGCGTCGACGCTGCCGCGACCCCACAGCGACGCCCCGGAATCACCCTCGCCGTCTTTCACTTCGACGGGGATGTCGCCGGGGACGGTGTCAATGTGAGAGGTCAAGAGGACGCGGTCGTCGGCGGGTGCGCGCACGTTGCCGACGTCGTCGATCCAGACCTCGCGGTCGTGAGACTCGAAGTAGTCGACGAGCACCTGCGCTGCCGCCTCCTCCTCGCCCGACACCGACGGCGTCGAGACGAGGTCGAAGAGCAGTTGGCGCGCCTCGGTGTCGATGGCTTCCTCGGTCTGTTCGGTGAGCTTGACGGTACTCATTTGAGCACCTCTGTCAGCGCGTCCGTCATGCGGTCGGCGTGGCTCTCGTCGATGACGAGCGGCGGCAGGAGCCGAAGCACCGACCGACCCGCGGGCAGCGCGAGAATCTGCTCGTTGAGCGCGAGCTGTTTGAGCAGCCTATTGGCACCGCGCTTGACCTCGATGCCGACCATCAGGCCCTGGCCGCGCACGTCGCGGACAGGCAGGTCGTGCTCTTCGGCTGCTGTCTGGATATTCTCCATCAGATAGTCGCCGAGCTCCCCTGCGTGCGCCGGCAGGTCCTCTTCGACGATGGTGTCGAGGGTCGCGTTCGCCGCGGCGGAGACGACCGGCCCGCCCGAGAAGGTCGAGCCGTGGTCGCCGAAGTCCTCGGTAATCCAGTCGGCACAGAGCGTCGCTCCCAGCGGGAGGCCGTTGGCGATGCCCTTCGCGGCCGTCAGCATATCCGGGACGACACCGGCCTGTTCGCAGGCCCAGAGCGTTCCCGTCCGGCCGACGCCGGTCTGAATCTCGTCGAAGACGAGCGCGGCACCCGCATCTTCGGTCACTTCGCGGGCGTGTTCGAGATAGTCGACCGTCGCGGGGTGGATTCCACCCTCACCCTGGACGGGTTCGAGGAAGACCGCGGCGGTTTCGTCGTCGACGGCCTCGGCCAATTCTTCAGAATCGCCGTAGGTGACGAACTCGATGTCGCCGGCGAGCGGCTCGTAGGGCGCTTTGTACTTCTTCTTCCACGTCATCGCCAGCGCGCCCATCGTGCGGCCGTGGAAACCGCGCTTCGTAGCGACGATTTTCGAGTTGCCCGTGGCTGCGCGGGCGAACTTCATTGCCGCCTCGTTGGCCTCCGTCCCGGAGTTACAGAGCCAGACGTTGTCCAAATTCCCTGGCCCGAGCACCGAGAGCTTCTCGTAGAGTTCGGTGCGGACGTCGACGGGGTACGAGGCCTGCACGTAGGTCAGCTTCTCGGCCTGCTCCTGAATCGCTTCGGTGACTGCGGGATGGGAGTGGCCGAGCGGTGTGACGGCGTAGTTCGCGCCCATGTCGAGGAACTTCGTGCCCCGGTCGCTGTAGAGATACGGCCCCTCACCGGACTCGATGGTGATGGGCTTCTCGTTGAAGACGAAACCGCTCATTACTGCTCGACCTCCTCTGCATCGACCAGCACGCCGGGTTCGACGTGCGTACCGCCGCCCTGCAGTGCCGTCGTGATGGGGTCACGGACGTTGGCGTCGGCGACGATGACCTTCGCGGCCCCGCCTTCGAGTGCCTCCGTGGCCGCCATGACCTTCTTCGTCATGAAGCCCTCGGCGGCGTCTTTGAGTGCATCCAAATCCGCGGGCGTCGTCGCCGACGAGATGAGGCTCTCGGGGTCGTCGATGTCGGCGTAGACGCCCTCGACGTCGGTGAGGACGACGAGTTCCGCGCCGAGCGCGCCCGCGACGGCGGCGGCCGCGCGGTCGGCGTCGGCGTTCACGGGAACGCCGTCGTCGGCGAGCATCGGGACGGTCGCGACGGGCGTGTAGCCGTCGTCGAGCAGCGTCTCGAGGAGTTCGGTGTTGACGTCGGTAATCTTCCCCGAGTGGTCACCGCGCTTGATTTTCTTCTTCCCATCTTCGACGACGCGGACGGCCGACTTGCGCTTGCCAGTCAGCAGCCCGCCGTCGACGCCGGAGAGGCCGAGCGCGTCGACGCCGGCCTCACGCAGGGTCGCGGTGAGTTCCGTGTTGAGCTTGCCGGGCATCACCATCGTGAACACCTCCATCGTACGCTCGTCGGTGAACCGTCCCGAGACGCCCGACGGCGTCTCGACGTAGGTCGGCTCCTCGCCGAGTTCTTCGAGCGTCTCGTCGACGGCCGTCGACCCGCCGTGGACGACGACGACCTTGCGGCCGTTGGCGACGAGATGCGCGATGTCTCCGACCGCCCCTTCCGGGTTGACGGCGCGCGCGCCGCCGATCTTCACGACGACTGGCGGCTCTCGCGGCTCGCCCCCGTCCGTGTAGAGGCAATCTTGAGCCTGTGCGTCGATGAGGTCGTCGTGTGCGGCGAGGAGGTCCTCGCGCGTGTAGTGTGTCATTGGTGTTCTCCTGTCGTCTGGCTAGGGAGCTCCGACAGGGTGGAAGCCGGTGAACTCCAACCCGGCTGTCTCTTCGAGACCGAGCGCGACGTTGGCGGCGTGGACCGCCTGCCCGGCCGAGCCTTTCATCATGTTGTCGATGGCCGAGAAGACCACGAGCCGCTTGTTCGACGGGTCGACCTCGAAGCCGACCTCGCCGAAGTTCGTGCCGGCG includes these proteins:
- a CDS encoding aspartate aminotransferase family protein, which translates into the protein MSGFVFNEKPITIESGEGPYLYSDRGTKFLDMGANYAVTPLGHSHPAVTEAIQEQAEKLTYVQASYPVDVRTELYEKLSVLGPGNLDNVWLCNSGTEANEAAMKFARAATGNSKIVATKRGFHGRTMGALAMTWKKKYKAPYEPLAGDIEFVTYGDSEELAEAVDDETAAVFLEPVQGEGGIHPATVDYLEHAREVTEDAGAALVFDEIQTGVGRTGTLWACEQAGVVPDMLTAAKGIANGLPLGATLCADWITEDFGDHGSTFSGGPVVSAAANATLDTIVEEDLPAHAGELGDYLMENIQTAAEEHDLPVRDVRGQGLMVGIEVKRGANRLLKQLALNEQILALPAGRSVLRLLPPLVIDESHADRMTDALTEVLK
- a CDS encoding acetylglutamate/acetylaminoadipate kinase — its product is MTHYTREDLLAAHDDLIDAQAQDCLYTDGGEPREPPVVVKIGGARAVNPEGAVGDIAHLVANGRKVVVVHGGSTAVDETLEELGEEPTYVETPSGVSGRFTDERTMEVFTMVMPGKLNTELTATLREAGVDALGLSGVDGGLLTGKRKSAVRVVEDGKKKIKRGDHSGKITDVNTELLETLLDDGYTPVATVPMLADDGVPVNADADRAAAAVAGALGAELVVLTDVEGVYADIDDPESLISSATTPADLDALKDAAEGFMTKKVMAATEALEGGAAKVIVADANVRDPITTALQGGGTHVEPGVLVDAEEVEQ
- a CDS encoding [LysW]-lysine hydrolase, with product MSTVKLTEQTEEAIDTEARQLLFDLVSTPSVSGEEEAAAQVLVDYFESHDREVWIDDVGNVRAPADDRVLLTSHIDTVPGDIPVEVKDGEGDSGASLWGRGSVDATGPLAAMAVAAVETGMSFIGVVGEEVDSRGSLHVVEEGRDAPGAVVNGEPSGWEGITLGYRGLLAGTYVATSESGHTSRPENNAIQDGLDWWRKVEDAFETDEWTPVFERVTCKPVTMSGGTTEDGLSVETTMDIQFRVPPEMTIDEVREIADSKLNGGTVRWYDSVPPVMMSPRTDVARAFRVAIRQAGGDPRLLRKTGTSDMNVFAGEWDCPMVTYGPGDSDLDHAPNEHLPLDEYDTSIDVLVSVCERLGGDE
- the argF gene encoding ornithine carbamoyltransferase; the encoded protein is MLDVDHLVDIDTLSPEDLETVLDRAEAQKSGADDTQLPQTTMGMLFEKPSTRTRISFETGMTELGGHAIFLGPEDIQLGHGEPLKDTSRVLSRYVDVVMARLFDHADLLEIATYSDVPVVNGLTDEAHPCQTLADLLTIREAFDGFDDVQATWVGDGNNVGQSFVLGCALAGIDLTVCTPPEYGMSDAVLKRADELGHAPEVVEDPVEAVSDADVLYTDVWVSMGQEDRRAEKLAAFDGYQVNMDLLSETDAVVMHCLPAHRGEEITDDVLESDRVLVWDQAENRLHAQKGLLVELME